The following are encoded in a window of Streptosporangiales bacterium genomic DNA:
- a CDS encoding cell division protein FtsK: protein MTDEVPGRESIPRRRAAPPPTADAASARDVWRLPDAAGDDPAAWEARIRGIRAAFEPFVQQAQQVAAAERTRAEQRRAQAYQEADTAAEHARGQVGGYVGDALTTAGAVATDRAQQLAPGLGWQPYGTDAWRAGEGVGAGLPSYVRIGTVHGGDVPIVVPVTDLRGWQVWTDHPVAAHALVQNVVLRMIATARPLQVRVDAYDPRLSGALGLFGRLHQRAPGVLPAPANAPDQLTALLTELVATSSRRGARMTQHGYDAFAQLAAHSSRTAEPYRVLVLLDYPAGVDAAAQRELIRIAKTADSRGLCLLVHHDPDVTPARDVDAAELLSLLQPLAIEDGRLELDRLEDLPVTVDPPPGTAEANAICDMVGDLVERATLPTVDFAETLPPERDWWQPVAEELSTVIGYADDVPATLQLRSSNPPLPNVLVGGAVGSGKSNLLHNLIHGLATRYAPADLEMYVLDFKQGIEFATLGPTPDQQHWLPHVRVLGVHSDRPFGLAVLQYLTAELERRSDVFKRQHVTDIADLPPGADRPPRILVVLDEFQVLFEEDSSSLAEEAIRLLEQLVRQGRAYGMHVVLATQSLAGIQRLAIKRESIFGQVPYRVVLKTTPSDSQSMLQLMNSAAAELQFRGEAILNDSYGAAESNRRILVSYAEKTALDGLRHRLWERSDDLRPPRIFQVGEPAKLAAVGPAETMGYDADDESYAVWLGMPISVAEDPVTLTVRPEPGAGLAVLGDGPLDALGVLTGVAYSLGADPVPGTRFVLFDLLPASDPVAAGKAALLDLLRRLGADVTVVGRPELDGQLVSLRDLVRTGTAVDQPVHVLGLGMHRATRLQEQSALREIVADGPAAGVCTYAWWNRLHVCTAQLGMNRSDLGAYLFLRHPSDGVKRICGAQTQWASERFRGLFWDGLQESPTVVVPFGPLGPEDVDRLAEVPR, encoded by the coding sequence ATGACCGACGAAGTCCCTGGCAGGGAGTCGATCCCACGTCGGCGTGCGGCGCCACCGCCGACGGCCGACGCCGCGTCTGCGCGTGACGTCTGGCGGCTGCCGGACGCGGCCGGCGACGACCCGGCGGCGTGGGAGGCGCGGATCCGTGGCATCCGCGCGGCGTTCGAGCCGTTCGTCCAGCAGGCGCAGCAGGTCGCGGCCGCCGAGCGCACCAGGGCGGAACAACGCAGGGCGCAGGCGTACCAGGAGGCGGATACCGCCGCCGAGCACGCACGCGGCCAGGTGGGCGGCTACGTCGGCGACGCGCTCACCACGGCCGGCGCCGTGGCCACCGACCGCGCGCAGCAGCTGGCGCCGGGGCTCGGCTGGCAGCCGTACGGCACCGACGCCTGGCGCGCCGGTGAAGGGGTCGGCGCCGGCCTGCCTTCGTACGTGAGGATCGGCACCGTGCACGGCGGCGACGTACCGATCGTGGTACCGGTCACCGACCTGCGCGGCTGGCAGGTCTGGACCGACCACCCGGTCGCCGCCCACGCGCTGGTGCAGAACGTCGTGCTGCGCATGATCGCCACCGCCAGGCCGCTGCAGGTGCGGGTGGACGCGTACGACCCGCGGCTGAGCGGCGCGCTCGGCCTGTTCGGCCGGCTGCACCAACGCGCACCCGGCGTGCTGCCCGCGCCCGCCAACGCGCCCGACCAGCTGACCGCACTGCTCACCGAGCTGGTCGCGACCTCGTCGCGGCGCGGTGCCCGGATGACGCAGCACGGCTACGACGCGTTCGCACAGCTCGCGGCGCACAGCAGCCGCACCGCCGAGCCGTACCGGGTGCTCGTACTGCTCGACTACCCCGCCGGCGTCGACGCCGCCGCGCAGCGCGAGCTGATCAGGATCGCGAAGACCGCGGACAGCCGTGGCCTTTGCCTGCTCGTGCACCACGACCCGGACGTCACCCCCGCCCGTGACGTCGACGCCGCCGAGCTGCTCAGCCTGCTACAGCCGCTGGCGATCGAGGACGGCCGGCTCGAGCTCGACCGGCTGGAGGACCTGCCCGTCACGGTCGACCCGCCGCCGGGCACCGCCGAGGCGAACGCGATCTGCGACATGGTCGGCGACCTGGTCGAGCGGGCCACGCTGCCGACCGTCGACTTCGCCGAGACGCTGCCGCCCGAGCGCGACTGGTGGCAACCGGTGGCCGAGGAGCTCAGCACGGTCATCGGCTACGCCGACGACGTCCCCGCCACGCTGCAGCTGCGCAGCAGCAACCCGCCGCTGCCGAACGTGCTCGTCGGTGGCGCCGTCGGCAGCGGCAAGTCGAACCTGTTGCACAACCTCATCCACGGCCTCGCGACCCGCTACGCGCCTGCCGACCTCGAGATGTACGTGCTCGACTTCAAGCAGGGCATCGAGTTCGCGACCCTCGGACCGACACCGGACCAGCAGCACTGGCTGCCGCACGTCCGGGTGCTCGGCGTGCACAGCGACCGCCCGTTCGGTCTCGCCGTGCTGCAGTACCTGACCGCGGAGCTGGAACGGCGCAGCGACGTGTTCAAGCGGCAGCACGTCACCGACATCGCCGACCTGCCGCCGGGCGCCGACCGGCCGCCGCGCATCCTCGTCGTGCTCGACGAGTTCCAGGTGCTCTTCGAGGAGGACAGCAGCAGCCTGGCCGAGGAGGCGATCCGGCTGCTCGAACAGCTGGTGCGCCAGGGACGTGCGTACGGCATGCACGTGGTGCTCGCGACGCAGAGCCTCGCGGGCATCCAGCGGCTGGCCATCAAGCGCGAGTCGATCTTCGGGCAGGTGCCGTACCGGGTCGTGCTGAAGACCACGCCGTCGGACTCGCAGAGCATGCTGCAGCTGATGAACTCGGCCGCCGCCGAGCTGCAGTTCCGCGGCGAGGCGATACTCAACGACAGCTACGGCGCGGCGGAGAGCAACCGGCGGATCCTCGTCTCGTACGCAGAGAAGACCGCGCTCGACGGGCTGCGCCACCGGCTGTGGGAACGCAGCGACGACCTCCGGCCACCGCGGATCTTCCAGGTCGGCGAGCCGGCGAAGCTCGCCGCGGTCGGGCCAGCGGAGACGATGGGCTACGACGCCGACGACGAGTCGTACGCGGTCTGGCTGGGCATGCCGATCAGCGTGGCCGAGGACCCGGTGACGCTCACTGTCCGCCCCGAGCCCGGCGCCGGGTTGGCCGTGCTCGGCGATGGCCCGCTCGACGCGCTCGGCGTGCTCACCGGCGTGGCGTACTCACTGGGCGCGGATCCGGTGCCTGGCACCAGGTTCGTGCTGTTCGACCTGCTGCCGGCCAGCGACCCGGTCGCCGCGGGGAAGGCCGCACTGCTCGACCTGCTGCGCAGGCTGGGCGCCGACGTCACGGTGGTCGGCAGACCCGAGCTGGACGGCCAGCTGGTGTCGTTGCGCGACCTTGTACGAACCGGCACCGCGGTCGACCAGCCGGTGCACGTACTCGGGCTCGGCATGCATCGCGCGACCCGGCTGCAGGAGCAGTCGGCGCTGCGCGAGATCGTCGCCGACGGCCCGGCCGCGGGGGTGTGCACGTACGCCTGGTGGAACCGGCTGCACGTCTGCACCGCCCAGCTCGGCATGAACCGCAGCGACCTCGGTGCGTACCTGTTCCTGCGGCACCCAAGCGACGGGGTGAAGCGGATCTGCGGCGCGCAGACGCAGTGGGCGTCGGAGCGCTTCCGCGGGCTGTTCTGGGACGGCCTGCAGGAGAGCCCCACGGTGGTCGTGCCGTTCGGTCCGCTGGGCCCCGAGGACGTCGACCGGCTGGCGGAGGTGCCGCGATGA
- a CDS encoding substrate-binding domain-containing protein has translation MCAARRVTLRTIAESVGLSVNTVSRALAGKDAVNEQTRELVRAEADRLGYVPNSMARSLVLGAAMTFGMVITHPANPFYSMLISGVEERCRANGYSLLLMVTEESLDIERSAAEALQRWGVDGAIVIPVQESAEHWQRLQDSGVPIVLVNRDLTEMECDFAGVDYEAGAYRAASHLLDSGARTIHLLEEDLPLTSVGDRITGFRRALDERGVTLADDTIRRVPSQNPGASTLPWELADAYHLAQELVPELAPGAAVMTGNDYFALGLYRALAESDLRVPDDVAILGFGDHPFSAYLNPTLSSVRLPAAEIGTAAVDMLLHRLKEMSSDVETLRLQPELVVRASTR, from the coding sequence ATGTGCGCAGCACGACGGGTAACGCTTCGGACCATCGCCGAGTCGGTCGGTCTCTCGGTGAACACCGTGTCCAGAGCGCTCGCGGGGAAAGACGCGGTGAACGAGCAGACTCGGGAACTCGTCAGGGCCGAGGCCGACCGGCTCGGGTACGTACCGAACTCGATGGCGCGTTCGCTGGTTCTCGGCGCCGCCATGACGTTCGGCATGGTCATCACCCACCCCGCGAACCCGTTCTACTCGATGCTGATCAGCGGCGTCGAGGAACGCTGCCGGGCGAACGGGTACTCGCTGCTGCTGATGGTCACCGAGGAGAGCCTGGACATCGAACGCAGCGCCGCCGAGGCGCTGCAGCGGTGGGGCGTCGACGGTGCCATCGTCATCCCCGTCCAGGAGAGCGCCGAGCACTGGCAGCGGCTGCAGGACTCCGGGGTGCCCATCGTGCTGGTGAACCGCGACCTCACCGAGATGGAGTGCGACTTCGCCGGCGTGGACTACGAGGCGGGCGCCTATCGTGCGGCCAGCCACCTGCTCGACTCGGGCGCCCGTACGATCCACCTGCTCGAGGAGGACCTGCCGCTCACCTCGGTCGGGGACCGCATCACCGGCTTCCGCCGGGCACTGGACGAGCGCGGCGTGACACTCGCGGACGACACGATCAGGCGGGTGCCGTCGCAGAACCCGGGGGCCAGCACGCTGCCGTGGGAGCTGGCGGACGCGTACCACCTGGCCCAGGAGCTGGTGCCAGAACTGGCGCCTGGCGCCGCGGTGATGACCGGCAACGACTACTTCGCGCTCGGGCTCTACCGCGCGTTGGCCGAGAGCGACCTGCGCGTGCCGGACGACGTCGCGATCCTCGGCTTCGGTGACCACCCGTTCTCCGCCTACCTCAACCCGACCCTGAGCAGCGTCCGGCTGCCGGCCGCCGAGATCGGCACGGCCGCCGTGGACATGTTGTTGCACCGGCTGAAGGAGATGAGCTCCGATGTCGAGACCCTTCGACTCCAGCCGGAGCTGGTGGTACGCGCGTCGACCCGTTGA
- a CDS encoding exonuclease — translation MKRDVYISVDIEADGPIPGPYSMLSLGAAFAGTYDADGYRAPDDPREATWYAELRPISESVVPAALAVTGLDRDQLVRAGEPPARAMAEFAHWVEATGRRYGGAPVFAAYPVGFDWMFAYWYLMSYAGHSPFGHSRAVDIKTLYAARAGRPISHATKRHMPRHLHAETEHTHNALDDAVEQGELLANIMRWR, via the coding sequence ATGAAACGCGACGTGTACATCAGCGTGGACATCGAAGCCGACGGCCCGATCCCCGGCCCGTACTCGATGCTGTCGCTCGGCGCCGCGTTCGCCGGCACCTACGACGCGGACGGCTACCGCGCACCTGACGACCCGCGCGAGGCCACCTGGTACGCCGAGCTGCGGCCGATCAGCGAGTCCGTCGTCCCCGCCGCGCTCGCCGTCACCGGGCTGGACAGGGACCAGCTCGTCAGGGCCGGTGAACCGCCGGCGCGCGCCATGGCCGAGTTCGCGCACTGGGTGGAGGCGACCGGCCGCCGCTACGGCGGCGCCCCGGTGTTCGCGGCGTACCCGGTCGGCTTCGACTGGATGTTCGCGTACTGGTACCTGATGTCGTACGCCGGCCACTCCCCGTTCGGCCACAGCCGCGCCGTCGACATCAAGACGCTCTACGCCGCCCGCGCCGGCCGCCCCATCTCGCACGCGACCAAGCGGCACATGCCCCGCCACTTGCACGCCGAGACCGAGCACACCCACAACGCCCTGGACGACGCGGTCGAACAGGGCGAGCTGCTGGCCAACATCATGCGCTGGCGCTGA